One window of the Plasmodium relictum strain SGS1 genome assembly, chromosome: 1 genome contains the following:
- the MCM7 gene encoding DNA replication licensing factor MCM7, putative translates to MDNNKKEIRTYIDDSHTKYLEAVKNYNSHINELVNFFNTFEDPSINHINWGKLKYKGFLQKIYNHDTEVLPLYLDDLREHFCKENKDVDPSVYNGIMTNTHRYMELLYSAADKCLSDDCFKLFIKGYAEEDENEKTKRKNLRRINNEDSSGYTTDESEKEAFNNLFRDMIKPIEEIRQERMKEYKLPAYLRVNFEIILIPSSRDLVRKMRVVNADCIGSLSTFECEVIRATQLKPRIQVATYECDRCHMFAYKAVDGPFFMPLFDCPGCTNVHGIRGSLKFQAKLSKFVKYQEIKVQELPSQLPEGDIPRSMNCIIHGESTTSVQPGMSVTLTGVLMPVTKSGFQAMKGGLIAEKVFHIYYVQNNKENFNEHIDNYDKIMEEVQKLKNSPNLYEKLAYNIGPEIYGHEDVKKALLLQLIGGCTKKKKDGGLIRGDIHILLMGDPGVAKSQLMKKVCLIASRSIYTTGKGSSSVGLTAAVLKDPNTGETTLEGGALVLADKGICCIDEFDKMDEFDRSAIYEVMEQQTVSIAKAGHCSNMPARSSVLAAANPVNGKYDCKKSVMLNMNLPAALLTRFDLQFLLLDIADRDKDKKLAEHVLNILKCTDSSDDKKNRSELSEEGYEEIDKTVLRAFIQLAKKKQPTISPDLIPKITQWYVSTRQLESQQERYNDTRINYTTPRALLAILRISQALARLRDSDVIETADFEEAIRLTEQSKASVSLQTEKRRRKDPSTEIMNIIKSIKDKIMEKKKKWNGWITIEEIERQSISKGFTKAHVFNTIDKYVELTVFTINKNNTAIAFPNDVYNMDDEENEEMEEEDIF, encoded by the coding sequence ATggacaataataaaaaggaaataagaACATATATAGATGATAGCCATACGAAATATTTAGAAGCTGTGAAGAATTATAATTCTCATATAAATGAAttagtaaatttttttaatacttttgAAGACCCATCAATTAATCATATTAATTGGGGTaagttaaaatataaagGTTTTttgcaaaaaatatataatcatGATACGGAGGTATTACCTTTATATTTAGATGATTTAAGAGAACATTTCTGCAAAGAAAATAAGGACGTTGATCCATCTGTCTATAATGGAATAATGACAAATACTCATAGATACATGGAACTTTTATATTCTGCTGCTGATAAGTGTTTATCCGATGATTGTTTTAAGCTATTTATAAAAGGATATGCAGAGgaagatgaaaatgaaaaaactaAGAGGAAAAATTTAAGaagaataaataatgaagataGTAGTGGATATACAACAGATGAAAGTGAAAAGGAGGCTTTCAATAATTTATTTCGAGATATGATAAAACCAATTGAAGAAATTAGACAAGAAAGAATGAAGGAGTATAAATTACCAGCATATTTGAGAGtaaattttgaaattatattaatcCCTAGTTCAAGGGATTTAGTAAGAAAAATGAGAGTAGTAAATGCTGATTGCATTGGCTCTTTAAGTACATTTGAATGTGAAGTTATAAGGGCTACACAATTAAAACCTAGAATTCAAGTAGCCACCTATGAATGTGATAGGTGTCACATGTTTGCTTATAAAGCAGTAGATGGCCCATTCTTTATGCCTCTTTTTGATTGTCCAGGATGTACGAACGTTCACGGTATTAGAGGATCATTAAAATTCCAAGCAAAGTTAAGTAAATTTGTAAAATATCAAGAAATCAAAGTTCAAGAATTACCAAGTCAATTACCAGAAGGAGATATTCCTAGAAGTATGAACTGTATTATACATGGAGAAAGTACCACTTCAGTTCAACCTGGTATGTCTGTTACTTTAACAGGCGTCTTAATGCCTGTTACTAAAAGTGGATTTCAAGCCATGAAAGGAGGTTTAATTGCAGAAAAAGTATTCCACATTTACTATgttcaaaataataaagaaaattttaatgaacaTATTgataattatgataaaataatgGAAGAAGTtcaaaagttaaaaaatagtcctaatttatatgaaaaattagcTTATAATATAGGACCAGAAATATATGGGCATGAAGATGTGAAAAAGGCATTATTATTACAACTAATAGGAGGTtgcacaaaaaaaaaaaaggatggAGGATTAATAAGAGGtgatatacatatattattaatggGGGATCCAGGAGTTGCAAAAAGTCAACTGATGAAAAAAGTTTGTTTAATTGCATCAAGATCTATTTATACTACAGGAAAAGGAAGTAGTTCTGTTGGTTTGACTGCAGCTGTTCTGAAAGATCCTAATACTGGTGAAACCACATTGGAAGGAGGTGCTTTAGTTTTAGCGGATAAAGGAATTTGTTGTATTGATGAATTTGATAAGATGGATGAATTTGATAGATCAGCTATTTATGAAGTCATGGAGCAGCAAACTGTTTCAATTGCTAAAGCTGGTCATTGTAGTAATATGCCTGCAAGATCGTCGGTTTTAGCTGCTGCTAACCCTGTTAACGGAAAATATGATTGCAAGAAGTCGGTTATGCTTAATATGAATCTACCAGCAGCATTATTAACTAGATTTGATTTACAATTTCTTCTTCTTGATATAGCAGATAgagataaagataaaaaattagcTGAACATGTTTTAAATATCCTAAAATGCACTGATTCTAGTGATGATAAAAAGAACAGATCAGAGTTAAGTGAGGAAGGCTATGAAGAAATTGACAAAACTGTATTAAGAGCTTTTATACAattagcaaaaaaaaaacaaccAACAATTTCTCCAGATTTAATACCAAAAATTACTCAGTGGTATGTATCCACTAGACAATTAGAATCTCAACAAGAAAGGTATAATGATACACGTATAAATTATACAACTCCAAGAGCTCTTCTTGCTATTTTACGTATATCACAAGCATTAGCAAGATTAAGAGACAGTGATGTTATAGAAACTGCTGATTTTGAAGAAGCAATTAGATTAACTGAACAATCCAAAGCAAGTGTATCATTACAAACTGAAAAGAGAAGAAGAAAAGATCCTTCAACAGaaattatgaatataattaaaagtattaaagataaaattatggaaaagaaaaaaaaatggaatggATGGATTACTATTGAAGAAATCGAAAGGCAATCTATAAGCAAAGGTTTTACAAAGGCACATGTTTTTAACACTATTGATAAATACGTAGAATTGACTGTATTtactattaataaaaataacacaGCTATTGCTTTTCCGAACGATGTGTACAATATGGATGacgaagaaaatgaagaaatggAAGAAGAGgatattttttaa
- the ORC2 gene encoding origin recognition complex subunit 2, putative, translating into MIKSIEVNSPKKVIRTEMEKKDEEEKEEYLITNLTEYDKSMPSVLIRIPNNLNKLLSKENKKIDFNENIKSSNKNKNQKLKSFKMDNLATNINEKIDLSYDIKFDTTYKSDSSDSYISKSDFDGDEEMNESIIRTFKSNYIEKYESNISSDHINFLREHTKHELEHFLQRKKHNFSNEMKINDIINIDYDKLNEKNIIPYFLTNMFDMEQKKKREKMKQELERKRKLVIEKQKKKNTIEKGRKYKNETRTCNLKAKDKRKSLSREKLNHNSSKKEKKEYDEEKQEEDEDEDEDKGEGGEEEEEEEEEEEEEEEEEEELDEENSKINKKKSITIDKKKVNKIKRKKERKIEEDNDDYDIYIDEFDREEEEINIYNNPTLYGIEGSSDYSEGFKSGLENTQEEEITKESTTNDLKKKKKKNNDEHSINDEKIDDIVDSSTEKLISYDYYSSLNIKEFIKPNFKIKSLSSFIPVEENLDKFDDIQKLQYLIKNLPYTHIKEKRSLYHYNIKQFIKWKVYLLNNINICLYGVGSKFHILNLFSNICLNDGHKCIILGFEQEINFEEIIIRILEYHYKYKATKNLKSYDLLYELIHSVNESNIPLYFIIHNLDNIKLYPYYEYFSFLSQYDNIFFVCSIDDVSFELNMNFKNISSINFYYMKCHTWLDYRYEVLRQWNKFLPEWVYNKKSEEIDVKKNIETILNALSINHKRLFKIIASIQLENLEKGIYGVEKESLLQDKRLFTVGASSIRINSLLVEFVSHNVITETRLKEGNTFLKINADKEELKRLMEQL; encoded by the coding sequence ATGATTAAAAGCATTGAGGTAAATTCACCTAAGAAAGTGATAAGGACTGAAATGGAGAAAAAAGATgaggaagaaaaagaagaatatttaattacTAATTTAACAGAATATGATAAAAGTATGCCTAGTGTATTAATAAGAATAcctaataatttaaataaattattaagtaaggaaaataaaaagatagactttaatgaaaatataaaatcatcaaataaaaataaaaatcagAAATTAAAATCCTTTAAAATGGATAATCTAGCAACAaacataaatgaaaaaatagattTAAGTTATGATATTAAATTTGATACAACTTATAAATCTGATTCTTCTGATAGTTATATAAGTAAATCCGATTTTGATGGAGATGAAGAAATGAATGAAAGTATCATAAGAACATTTAAAAGtaattatatagaaaaatacgAATCAAATATAAGTAGTGATCATATAAACTTCTTAAGAGAGCACACAAAACATGAATTAGAGCACTTTTTACAAAGAAAGAAGcataatttttctaatgaaatgaaaataaatgatataattaatattgaCTATGATAAattgaatgaaaaaaatatcatacCGTATTTTTTAACGAACATGTTTGACAtggaacaaaaaaaaaaaagagaaaaaatgaaacaggaattagaaagaaaaagaaaattagtgatagaaaaacaaaaaaaaaaaaataccattgaaaaaggaagaaaatataagaatGAAACTAGAACATGTAACTTAAAAGCAAAGGATAAAAGAAAATCATTAAGtagagaaaaattaaatcataatagttcaaaaaaagaaaaaaaagaatatgatGAAGAGAAACAGGAAGAAGACGAAGATGAAGACGAAGACAAAGGAGAGGGAGGAGAAGAGGAAGAGGAAGAGGAAGAGGAAGAGGAAGAGGAAGAGGAAGAGGAAGAAGAGCTAGACGAagaaaatagtaaaataaataaaaaaaaaagtataacaatagataaaaaaaaagtgaataaaataaaaagaaaaaaagaaagaaaaatagaagaagATAACGATGattatgatatatatatagatgaATTTGATagagaagaagaagaaataaatatttataataatccAACATTATATGGAATAGAAGGAAGTAGTGATTATTCAGAAGGATTTAAAAGTGGTCTAGAGAATACTcaagaagaagaaataacAAAGGAAAGTACAactaatgatttaaaaaaaaaaaaaaaaaaaaataatgatgaacACTCAATAAATGATGAAAAGATAGATGATATAGTAGATTCATCTACAGAGAAATTAATATCATATGATTATTATTCTAGCCTAAACATTAAAGAATTTATAAAGCccaattttaaaataaagtcTTTATCTTCTTTCATTCCTGTTGAAGaaaatttagataaatttgatgatatacaaaaattacagtatttaataaaaaatttgccTTATACacatataaaagaaaaaagatctttatatcattataatataaaacaatTTATCAAATGGAaagtttatttattaaataatataaatatatgcttATATGGTGTAGGTTCGaaatttcatatattaaatCTATTCAGTAATATTTGTTTGAATGATGGTCATAAATGTATAATACTAGGTTTTGAGCAAGAAATTAATTTTGAAGAAATTATAATTCGTATATTAGAGtatcattataaatataaagcaacgaaaaatttaaaatcatatgatttattatatgaattaaTTCATTCGGTAAATGAATCAAATATAcctctttattttattatacataacttggataatataaaattatatccatattatgaatatttttcattcttAAGTCAGtatgataatatattttttgtttgttcTATTGATGATGTTTCCTTTGAATTGAATAtgaattttaaaaacataagttcaattaatttttattacatgAAATGCCACACCTGGTTAGATTATCGATATGAAGTTTTGAGACAATGGAACAAATTTTTACCTGAATGggtttataataaaaaaagtgaagaaatagatgtaaaaaaaaatattgaaactATTTTAAATGCTTTGAGTATAAATCATAAaagattatttaaaattattgctTCTATACAATtagaaaatttagaaaaaggAATTTACGGAGTTGAAAAAGAATCCTTATTACAAGATAAAAGGTTGTTTACTGTAGGAGCTTCAAGTATAAGGATAAATTCTTTACTAGTTGAGTTTGTTTCTCATAATGTTATAACCGAAACAAGACTAAAAGAAGGAAATACcttcttaaaaataaatgctGATAAAGAAGAACTAAAAAGGTTAATGGAACAattataa